A genome region from Mercenaria mercenaria strain notata chromosome 11, MADL_Memer_1, whole genome shotgun sequence includes the following:
- the LOC128546780 gene encoding alpha-(1,3)-fucosyltransferase C-like, which produces MSLTTVAIMYSNTRYISTVNYVHFENNQEQNQIPKHIDQNRLVLNDTFKTGSEVGVENMIVKDSRRLLEVINSSENLSVYIKDLDGVLEDVSNVNDDIFKGNHTETNLETRRGGEFNSPIKYVRDDKIVIALYHIYHTQLKWATKKLDMSKCYHTSNCRVIHQAKCSDTPVEADAVVFQGNNMPRDRPTRLDKNQVFVYLNIESPQYLQQTRIGNPFFNDFFNWTMTYRQDSDIPYLYGTVLPRSYDKSEYLSKAEKVSGALDIKNYHDKYNITDRRTDRDKKNYSAIFRKKKKSSVWFVSHCGTASKRELYISKMKKFTDVDIFGRCSERTNECPKKNPHCGKNVKDNYKFFLAFENSLCEDYITEKVFRWLSEDIIVVVRGARYYKRYLPDGTYIDADGFNSAEDLAKFLTQLGSDEDEYLKYLKRKDEYQVISEEEHVQLAYCNLCYKLNNLERFRKPARLLYEWWNAEKCIRPNDIFR; this is translated from the coding sequence ATGTCGTTAACTACAGTAGCCATTATGTACAGTAACACCAGATACATATCGACAGTCAACTACgtgcattttgaaaataatcaggaacaaaatcaaatacctaaacATATAGACCAAAACCGGTTAGTCCTAAATGACACTTTTAAGACTGGTTCAGAAGTAGGCGTTGAAAATATGATTGTAAAAGATTCAAGAAGGCTGTTAGAAGTGATAAATTCTTCAGAGAACTTGAGTGTTTACATAAAAGATCTGGATGGTGTTTTGGAAGATGTTTCTAATGTGAATGATGATATATTCAAAGGTAATCACACTGAAACTAATCTGGAAACTCGTAGAGGAGGAGAATTTAATTCACCAATAAAATATGTTCGTGACGATAAAATAGTGATAGCTTTGTATCACATTTACCATACACAGCTGAAATGGGCTACCAAAAAGTTGGACATGTCTAAATGTTATCACACTTCAAACTGTAGAGTTATACACCAGGCAAAATGTTCCGATACACCTGTAGAGGCGGATGCTGTTGTATTCCAGGGAAACAACATGCCGAGGGATCGTCCCACAAGACTTGATAAAAACCAAGTGTTCGTGTATCTAAATATAGAATCACCGCAATATCTTCAACAGACCAGAATAGGTAACcccttttttaatgattttttcaacTGGACTATGACATACAGACAAGATTCTGATATCCCATACCTCTATGGAACAGTTTTACCTCGAAGTTATGATAAAAGTGAGTATTTATCGAAAGCTGAGAAAGTGAGCGGAGCTTTGGATATCAAAAATTACCACGACAAATATAACATTACAGACAGACGTACAGATAGAGATAAGAAGAACTATTCCGCTAtattcagaaaaaagaaaaaatcttctGTTTGGTTCGTGAGTCATTGCGGTACAGCGAGTAAAAGAGAgctgtatatttcaaaaatgaagaaATTCACCGATGTTGATATATTTGGAAGATGCAGTGAAAGAACAAACGAGTGTCCAAAAAAGAATCCACACTGTGGCAAAAATGTTAAAGATAACTATAAATTCTTTTTGGCTTTTGAAAATTCGCTTTGTGAGGATTACATAACAGAAAAAGTTTTCAGGTGGCTAAGTGAGGATATTATAGTTGTTGTGCGCGGGGCGCGTTATTATAAACGCTATTTGCCAGACGGTACCTATATCGACGCAGACGGCTTTAATTCAGCAGAAGATCTTGCCAAATTTTTGACACAGTTAGGTTCAGATGAAgatgaatatttgaaatatttgaaaagaaaggATGAATATCAGGTAATTAGCGAGGAAGAGCACGTGCAACTTGCGTACTGTAACCTGTGCTATAAATTGAACAATCTAGAACGTTTCAGAAAACCCGCTCGTCTTTTATACGAGTGGTGGAACGCTGAAAAATGTATTAGACCAAACGATATATTTAGGTAA